The Mycobacterium seoulense genome has a window encoding:
- a CDS encoding amidohydrolase family protein, whose translation MVNPGRLETRTPYPEGVIGAPKHRRGHASEFSTGLPSGTEVFSADNHISVADDIFYEQFPDDLKDYAPRIWYEDGAYLLGRPGQSMVVGDFSAVLMQYDDLAGAVSNNIDARVRELAEDGVDKELVFPNAVLALFHYPDKDLRERIFRIYNEHIAAVQEGSDGHCYGVGLINWWDPRGTRRTLSELKSLGLKTFLMPISPGIDDNGHAIDFSSNAMTAVWDEIEDAGLPVTHHIGESQPKVPSEVNSVAVAMMVNIDSFREMFSKYIFGGILDRHPTLRVGWFEGGIAWVPPALQDAEHVLASYRHMLAHQPEHDVRYYWDTHMCASFMVDGLGLAQVGEIGIDKVMWSSDYPHNESTYGYSERSLAAVVDAVGPEDAVRVVSGNIRNFLGL comes from the coding sequence ATGGTGAACCCGGGGCGGCTTGAAACTCGCACCCCGTACCCCGAGGGTGTGATCGGCGCGCCCAAGCACCGCCGCGGTCACGCTTCGGAATTCAGCACCGGCCTGCCGTCCGGCACCGAGGTGTTCTCGGCCGACAACCACATCTCCGTGGCCGACGACATCTTCTACGAGCAGTTCCCCGACGACCTGAAGGACTACGCGCCCCGGATCTGGTACGAGGACGGCGCCTACCTGCTCGGCCGGCCGGGGCAGTCGATGGTGGTCGGCGATTTCAGCGCGGTGCTCATGCAATACGACGACCTGGCCGGCGCGGTCAGCAACAACATCGATGCCCGCGTGCGGGAGCTCGCCGAGGACGGCGTCGACAAGGAACTCGTGTTCCCCAACGCGGTCCTGGCGCTGTTCCACTACCCCGACAAGGACCTGCGGGAGCGCATCTTTCGCATCTACAACGAACACATCGCCGCCGTGCAGGAAGGCTCCGACGGCCACTGCTACGGCGTCGGGCTGATCAACTGGTGGGACCCGCGCGGCACCCGGCGCACACTGTCGGAACTGAAGTCGCTGGGGCTCAAGACGTTTCTGATGCCGATAAGCCCCGGCATCGATGACAACGGGCACGCCATCGACTTCTCGAGCAACGCCATGACCGCGGTGTGGGACGAAATCGAGGACGCGGGCCTGCCCGTCACCCACCACATCGGCGAGAGCCAGCCGAAGGTCCCGAGCGAGGTCAACAGCGTCGCGGTGGCCATGATGGTCAACATCGACTCGTTCCGGGAGATGTTCTCCAAGTACATCTTCGGCGGCATCCTGGACCGTCATCCCACACTGCGGGTCGGCTGGTTCGAGGGCGGTATCGCCTGGGTCCCACCGGCTTTGCAGGATGCCGAGCACGTGCTGGCGTCCTACCGGCACATGCTCGCACACCAGCCCGAACACGACGTCCGCTACTACTGGGACACCCACATGTGCGCATCGTTCATGGTGGACGGTCTCGGGCTCGCCCAAGTCGGCGAAATCGGAATCGACAAGGTGATGTGGTCCTCCGACTACCCACACAACGAAAGCACGTACGGCTACTCGGAGCGGTCGCTGGCCGCCGTGGTCGACGCCGTCGGCCCCGAGGACGCGGTCCGCGTCGTCAGCGGGAACATCAGAAACTTCCTGGGACTCTGA
- a CDS encoding cytochrome P450 codes for MTDVSTATDIPEFPMSRAPGCPFAPPPKVLELNADKQLSRVRIWDDSTPWLIHGYEAIRSLFTDSRTSVDDRLPGYPHWNEGMLATVYKRPRSVFTSDAEEHTRFRRMLSKPFTFKRVEALRPAVQQITDDHIDALLAGPKPGDIVSTLALPVPSLVISQLLGVPYEDADFFQSQAQRGMGRYATEEDTAQGAASLAKYLANLVRAKMQTPSEDLVSDLAERVNAEELSVREAAQLATGVLIAGHETTANMISLSVAALLDHPDQLALIRDTDDPKVIAVAVEELMRYLSIIQTGQRRIAVEDIEVGGETIRAGEGIILDVAPANWDGRQFPDPDRLDLRREDGPHVGFGYGRHQCVGQQLARMELQIVLPTLLRRAPTLRFAVPVEELPFKHDALAYGLYELPVTW; via the coding sequence ATGACCGACGTCTCGACCGCCACCGATATCCCGGAGTTCCCGATGTCGCGTGCGCCCGGTTGCCCGTTCGCCCCGCCGCCAAAGGTGTTGGAGCTCAATGCCGACAAGCAGCTGAGCCGGGTCCGGATCTGGGACGACAGCACACCGTGGCTGATCCACGGCTATGAGGCGATCCGGTCGTTGTTCACCGACTCGCGCACCAGCGTCGACGACCGGCTGCCGGGCTATCCACATTGGAACGAGGGAATGCTCGCGACGGTGTACAAGCGCCCGCGTTCGGTGTTCACCTCCGACGCCGAGGAACACACCCGATTCCGCCGGATGTTGTCGAAGCCGTTCACCTTCAAACGGGTTGAGGCGCTGCGGCCGGCGGTGCAGCAGATCACCGACGACCACATCGACGCATTGCTGGCCGGTCCCAAGCCGGGCGACATCGTCAGCACATTGGCCCTTCCCGTCCCGTCGCTGGTCATCAGCCAACTGCTGGGCGTGCCCTACGAGGACGCGGATTTCTTCCAAAGCCAGGCCCAGCGGGGCATGGGCCGCTACGCCACCGAGGAGGACACGGCACAGGGCGCCGCGTCGTTGGCGAAGTACCTGGCGAACCTGGTGCGAGCCAAGATGCAGACCCCGTCGGAGGATTTGGTGTCCGACCTGGCCGAGCGGGTCAACGCCGAGGAGCTCAGCGTGCGCGAGGCCGCGCAGTTGGCCACCGGCGTGCTCATCGCCGGGCACGAAACCACCGCCAACATGATCAGCCTGAGCGTCGCGGCCCTGCTCGACCATCCCGACCAGCTCGCGCTGATCCGCGACACCGACGATCCGAAGGTCATCGCCGTCGCGGTCGAGGAATTGATGCGCTACCTCAGCATCATTCAGACCGGCCAGCGCCGCATCGCCGTCGAGGACATCGAGGTGGGCGGCGAGACGATCCGCGCGGGCGAAGGCATCATCCTCGACGTCGCGCCGGCGAACTGGGATGGCAGGCAATTCCCCGATCCGGACCGGCTCGACCTGCGCCGCGAGGACGGCCCGCACGTCGGGTTCGGCTACGGCCGGCACCAGTGCGTCGGGCAGCAGCTGGCCCGGATGGAGCTGCAGATCGTCCTGCCCACTTTGCTGCGCCGCGCCCCGACCCTGCGGTTCGCGGTGCCGGTGGAAGAGCTGCCGTTCAAACACGACGCGCTGGCCTACGGGCTCTACGAGCTTCCGGTGACATGGTGA
- a CDS encoding TetR/AcrR family transcriptional regulator produces MFTEAMTAERAARSDRSTGTREAILSAAEVLFAERGMYAVSNRQISEAAGQGNNAAACYHFGTRTDLLRAIESKHRGPIEELRAQMLSAIDDSTDLRDWVGALVRPLTDHLHALGTPSWYARFAAQAMADPAYRHVVTKDALASPLLVRTIAGINRCLPDLPRRVRSERMVMVRNLLMHTCAEHEGALAEHGARSRSAWPVAGEGLIDAIVGLWRAPVHVGAAGGWSTETRTAPT; encoded by the coding sequence GTGTTCACTGAGGCGATGACCGCCGAGCGGGCCGCCCGCTCCGACAGGTCGACAGGAACCCGGGAGGCCATCCTGTCGGCCGCCGAAGTGCTGTTCGCCGAACGCGGCATGTATGCCGTGTCCAACCGGCAGATCAGCGAGGCCGCCGGGCAGGGCAACAACGCCGCGGCCTGCTACCACTTCGGGACCAGGACCGACCTGCTCCGAGCGATCGAAAGCAAACACCGGGGGCCGATCGAGGAACTGCGGGCGCAGATGCTGAGCGCCATCGACGATTCGACCGATCTGCGCGACTGGGTGGGCGCATTGGTGCGGCCGCTCACCGATCACCTGCACGCGCTGGGCACGCCCAGCTGGTACGCCCGGTTCGCGGCCCAGGCGATGGCCGATCCCGCGTACCGTCACGTCGTCACCAAAGACGCACTCGCGTCGCCGCTTCTGGTGCGGACCATCGCCGGCATCAACCGCTGCCTTCCCGACCTGCCCAGGCGGGTGCGTTCCGAACGGATGGTCATGGTGCGCAATCTGCTCATGCACACCTGCGCCGAGCACGAAGGCGCGCTGGCCGAGCACGGCGCGCGTTCGCGTTCGGCGTGGCCGGTCGCCGGGGAAGGCCTGATCGACGCGATCGTCGGCCTGTGGCGCGCGCCCGTCCACGTGGGCGCGGCAGGCGGCTGGTCCACCGAAACCAGAACAGCCCCGACTTGA
- a CDS encoding nitroreductase family deazaflavin-dependent oxidoreductase produces MNPLQRVARNPAAYRRLVLNGRPVAEGIEALLRFATAGRLGVLDLAGLPNVQVTTSGRKTGLARTATVQYVPVENGLLLVGSNWGRDRHPSWSANLKATQRVTVRRRGHRFVATVRLLAGEERDEAWSTVLAHWPNYQVAQAQAGRRQFRLFLLTPIP; encoded by the coding sequence ATGAATCCGCTCCAGCGGGTGGCGCGCAATCCGGCGGCCTACCGCCGGCTCGTCCTGAATGGCCGGCCGGTCGCGGAAGGTATCGAGGCGCTGCTGCGGTTCGCGACAGCTGGGCGGCTCGGCGTCCTCGACCTCGCCGGCCTGCCCAATGTGCAGGTCACGACCTCGGGTCGCAAAACGGGACTCGCCCGCACGGCGACGGTGCAGTACGTACCCGTCGAGAACGGGCTGTTGCTGGTCGGCTCCAACTGGGGCCGGGATCGCCACCCGTCCTGGTCGGCGAATCTGAAGGCCACGCAACGCGTTACCGTCCGCAGACGCGGCCACCGTTTCGTGGCGACGGTGCGGTTGCTCGCCGGCGAGGAGCGCGACGAGGCGTGGTCTACGGTGCTGGCGCACTGGCCGAACTATCAGGTCGCCCAGGCTCAGGCGGGTCGCCGGCAGTTCCGGCTGTTCCTGCTCACGCCGATCCCGTAG
- a CDS encoding DUF2231 domain-containing protein, whose translation MTVVNGMPAHVLLLHFVLVLVPLIAVLEIACALWPAARRGQLLWLTLILAAGNMVLTPITINAGEWLIDLRAKPSPILQEHADRGSTMVYFSAALLAAALVLVALRVAERRSGTGRGAVRAIVAVVVLAVAIASMVQIYRVGDAGAQSVWGDEIAHLKKSHPG comes from the coding sequence ATGACCGTTGTCAACGGGATGCCCGCCCATGTCCTGCTGCTGCACTTCGTGTTGGTGCTGGTGCCGCTGATCGCCGTGCTGGAGATCGCGTGCGCGCTCTGGCCGGCGGCGCGGCGGGGCCAGCTGTTGTGGCTCACGCTGATATTGGCCGCCGGCAATATGGTGTTGACCCCGATCACCATCAACGCCGGGGAATGGCTCATCGACCTGAGGGCCAAACCGAGCCCCATCCTGCAGGAACACGCCGACCGGGGCAGCACGATGGTCTACTTCTCCGCCGCACTGCTGGCGGCCGCGCTCGTGCTCGTCGCGCTGCGGGTGGCCGAACGCCGCTCGGGAACCGGCCGCGGGGCCGTCCGGGCGATCGTCGCGGTAGTGGTGCTGGCTGTCGCCATCGCGTCGATGGTCCAGATCTACCGCGTGGGTGATGCTGGGGCCCAATCGGTTTGGGGCGACGAGATCGCGCACCTGAAGAAATCCCACCCGGGTTAG
- a CDS encoding SigB/SigF/SigG family RNA polymerase sigma factor, with amino-acid sequence MTDVITPTRPAPCRETRSDDSYDDVVEMFVLLRQMPAESHEYGRQRERIVARCLPLADHVASHFARRGEGLDDLVQVARLGLMNAINRFDPAKGPSFIGFAVPTMMGEVRRYFRDYSWGMRVPRRLRELHVQISRTTGDLAQQLGRAPTAGELSQALDVPREEIVECLVAGDAYRLDSLDAPVGTDSSGTPRLVADAVGGLDPQIEHITNREALRVLVAALPERERDVLRMRFFESMTQSQIAERIGVSQMQVSRILASTLRCLRDQLE; translated from the coding sequence ATGACCGATGTAATAACTCCCACGCGTCCGGCTCCATGCCGAGAGACCAGGTCCGACGATTCCTACGACGACGTAGTCGAAATGTTCGTGCTGCTGCGCCAGATGCCCGCCGAGTCGCACGAGTACGGTCGCCAGCGCGAACGGATCGTCGCCCGCTGCCTGCCCCTGGCCGACCACGTGGCCAGCCACTTCGCGCGCCGCGGCGAGGGCCTTGACGACCTCGTCCAAGTGGCGCGCCTGGGGCTGATGAACGCCATCAACCGATTCGATCCCGCCAAGGGACCGAGCTTCATCGGCTTCGCGGTGCCGACCATGATGGGCGAGGTTCGGCGCTATTTCCGCGACTACAGCTGGGGCATGCGCGTACCGCGGCGGCTGCGGGAGTTGCATGTGCAGATCAGCAGGACCACCGGCGACCTGGCCCAGCAGCTGGGCCGCGCGCCCACCGCGGGCGAGCTCTCGCAAGCGCTGGACGTTCCCCGCGAGGAGATCGTCGAGTGCCTGGTGGCGGGCGATGCCTACCGGCTGGACTCCCTGGACGCGCCGGTGGGCACCGACAGCTCGGGCACGCCCCGACTGGTCGCTGATGCGGTCGGCGGCCTCGATCCGCAGATCGAGCACATCACCAACCGGGAAGCGCTACGCGTCCTGGTTGCCGCACTCCCCGAGCGTGAACGCGACGTCTTGCGCATGCGGTTCTTCGAATCGATGACGCAGAGCCAGATCGCCGAGCGCATCGGCGTGTCGCAGATGCAGGTTTCCCGCATCCTGGCGAGCACCCTGCGCTGCTTGCGCGACCAACTCGAGTAG
- a CDS encoding SDR family NAD(P)-dependent oxidoreductase has translation MNEGGRLLDGRGVVVAGGSRGIGRAVAELLCDLGAGVVVNGRDGDAVEETVAAITAAGGHASAVVGPADLERVAETLVDHCVQSHGRLDAMINCAGIGEPPGSSILNISPEDFDRLVSAHLGSAFHTSRAAARVMAAQGHGAIVNTSSAAFLGDYGGTGYPAGKGGVNALTLAVAAELKSHGVRANVVCPGARTRLSTGAEYEEHIEDLHRRGLLDEVTMQASLDSAPPAFVAPLYAYLASDLARAVTGQIFVAAGGFVGCFDRPTPRLLGYRDHHDAAPWSVDDLHNMIGAAQAAR, from the coding sequence ATGAACGAGGGCGGGCGCCTGTTAGACGGACGCGGCGTGGTGGTGGCCGGCGGCAGCCGCGGGATCGGCCGCGCGGTCGCCGAACTGCTCTGCGACCTGGGCGCCGGCGTGGTCGTCAACGGGCGCGACGGGGACGCCGTCGAGGAGACCGTCGCCGCGATCACGGCGGCGGGAGGGCACGCCAGCGCGGTGGTCGGACCCGCGGACCTTGAGCGCGTCGCCGAAACGCTGGTCGACCACTGCGTGCAAAGCCACGGGCGGCTGGACGCCATGATCAACTGCGCCGGGATCGGCGAGCCGCCCGGCTCCTCGATCCTGAACATCTCGCCCGAAGACTTCGACCGCCTGGTGAGCGCCCACCTCGGCTCGGCGTTCCACACGTCGCGGGCCGCGGCGCGCGTGATGGCGGCGCAGGGACACGGTGCCATCGTCAACACGAGCTCGGCGGCGTTTCTGGGCGACTACGGCGGCACCGGCTATCCGGCGGGCAAAGGCGGGGTGAACGCCCTGACCTTGGCCGTCGCCGCCGAATTAAAGTCGCACGGCGTGCGAGCCAACGTCGTGTGTCCCGGCGCCCGCACGCGCCTGTCGACGGGCGCCGAGTACGAAGAGCACATCGAGGACCTGCACCGCCGCGGGCTGCTGGACGAAGTGACCATGCAAGCCTCGTTGGACAGCGCCCCACCGGCCTTCGTGGCCCCGCTGTACGCCTATCTCGCGAGCGACCTGGCGCGGGCCGTGACGGGCCAGATCTTCGTCGCCGCAGGCGGATTCGTCGGTTGCTTCGACCGGCCGACACCGCGGCTGCTGGGCTATCGCGATCATCATGACGCGGCGCCGTGGTCGGTCGACGATTTGCACAACATGATCGGCGCCGCGCAAGCCGCGCGCTGA
- a CDS encoding heavy metal-binding domain-containing protein, which produces MQPNPLDPVASERLSHAGKVFTSDLSINEFALLHGAGFEPIELVMGVSVYHVGYQFTGIRQQSELPVLTDATYRARWNAMSRMQAEADSLGADGVVGVRLEWRHQGEGEHLEFIAVGTAVRYTQKPGAYRRPNGQAFTSHLSGQDLTILLRSGFAPVAFVMGNCVFHVAVQGFLRTLGQVGRNAEMPQWTQGSYQARELAMSRMQSEAERDGGTGVVGVHFAISNYAWGHHTVEFYVAGTAVRRGGEAQTLTPSFVLPMSD; this is translated from the coding sequence ATGCAACCGAACCCGCTCGACCCAGTTGCCAGCGAACGGCTGTCGCACGCAGGCAAAGTGTTCACCTCCGATTTGTCGATCAACGAATTCGCCTTGCTGCACGGGGCCGGGTTCGAGCCGATCGAACTCGTGATGGGCGTCTCGGTCTACCACGTCGGTTACCAGTTCACCGGGATCCGGCAACAATCCGAACTGCCCGTGCTCACCGACGCGACCTACCGGGCGCGCTGGAATGCGATGTCGAGGATGCAGGCCGAGGCCGATTCCCTGGGCGCCGACGGCGTGGTCGGCGTCCGCCTCGAATGGCGTCACCAGGGGGAGGGCGAGCATCTCGAGTTCATCGCGGTCGGCACCGCGGTGCGCTACACGCAGAAGCCCGGCGCCTATCGGCGCCCCAACGGTCAGGCGTTCACCAGTCACCTGTCCGGGCAGGATCTGACCATCCTCCTGCGATCGGGGTTCGCCCCGGTGGCGTTCGTCATGGGCAACTGCGTGTTTCACGTCGCCGTACAGGGGTTCCTGCGCACGCTCGGCCAGGTCGGCCGCAACGCGGAGATGCCGCAATGGACGCAGGGCAGCTATCAGGCCCGCGAGCTGGCGATGTCACGCATGCAGAGCGAAGCCGAGCGCGACGGCGGAACCGGTGTCGTCGGAGTGCATTTCGCGATCTCGAACTATGCGTGGGGGCATCACACCGTCGAGTTCTATGTGGCCGGGACCGCGGTGCGCCGCGGCGGTGAGGCGCAAACGCTGACACCGTCGTTCGTCCTGCCCATGAGCGATTGA
- a CDS encoding DUF5073 family protein has translation MTGLDHERVAQAVGTALSGPGGVGLVLKVFGGVPGVIVVPARRGFFRSQPERVQIGDWRYEVTVDGRLSAAHVVNGIVLAEEVLAAGAVGPHIARALGRLVSSYGPTIVPNIDAALEVLDAGTGPR, from the coding sequence ATGACGGGCCTCGATCACGAGCGGGTTGCCCAGGCCGTCGGAACGGCGTTGTCCGGTCCCGGCGGAGTCGGGCTGGTGCTCAAGGTGTTCGGCGGGGTTCCGGGGGTGATCGTCGTTCCCGCGCGGCGCGGCTTCTTCCGGTCGCAGCCGGAGCGGGTGCAGATCGGCGACTGGCGCTACGAGGTCACGGTCGACGGCCGCCTGAGCGCCGCCCACGTGGTGAACGGCATCGTCCTGGCCGAGGAGGTCCTCGCCGCCGGCGCCGTCGGACCGCACATCGCCCGCGCGCTCGGGCGGCTGGTGAGCAGCTACGGTCCGACGATCGTCCCGAACATCGATGCGGCCCTCGAGGTCCTCGATGCCGGGACCGGGCCACGCTGA
- a CDS encoding nuclear transport factor 2 family protein translates to MAGLEGVGSAAFDVADRLAIINLFGAYAYTYDHNRLDDFRTLFTESPELVLLHEGQPLSADIETVMSLLAARKAAFKAENNQRRHALNSFWFASQGPAEATGHCYVQVFAIKEGGPPTPDLTGCYDFTAVKQDGSWRFSRWVVGIDQTPPGAAG, encoded by the coding sequence GTGGCCGGGCTCGAAGGTGTCGGAAGCGCGGCGTTCGACGTCGCCGATCGGTTGGCGATCATCAACTTGTTCGGCGCCTACGCCTATACCTACGACCACAACCGGCTCGACGATTTCCGCACGCTGTTCACCGAGTCGCCGGAGCTGGTCCTGTTGCACGAGGGCCAGCCGCTCTCGGCCGACATCGAAACCGTCATGAGCCTGCTCGCGGCCAGGAAGGCGGCGTTCAAGGCCGAAAACAATCAACGCCGCCACGCGCTGAACTCGTTTTGGTTCGCCAGCCAGGGGCCCGCCGAGGCGACCGGGCACTGCTACGTTCAGGTCTTCGCCATCAAGGAGGGTGGCCCGCCCACACCCGACCTGACCGGGTGTTATGACTTCACCGCGGTCAAACAGGACGGCAGCTGGCGGTTCAGCCGGTGGGTGGTGGGCATCGATCAGACACCACCGGGCGCCGCCGGGTGA
- a CDS encoding cutinase family protein: MICAALAPFWTLPVLPSAVAEPCPDVEVVFARGTNEPPGVGRIGQSFVDSLRSHVGGRSLGVYPVDYPATTDFPRAVDGISDAGAHVEHMAASCPGTRMVLGGYSQGAAVMGFVTESAVPDGVHLVQALQPMPAGVASHVAAVALFGKPSSQFMSILNEPPVTIGAAYAPKTIELCVPGDPVCSDAANPVAHRQYVEAGMVDQAADFAAGRL; encoded by the coding sequence CTGATTTGTGCTGCGCTGGCACCCTTTTGGACCCTCCCGGTCCTTCCCAGCGCGGTCGCCGAGCCGTGCCCCGATGTCGAGGTGGTGTTCGCCCGGGGCACCAACGAACCGCCCGGCGTCGGCCGCATCGGCCAGAGTTTCGTCGACTCCCTGCGCTCCCACGTCGGCGGCCGGTCCCTCGGTGTGTATCCCGTCGATTACCCGGCGACCACCGACTTTCCCAGGGCCGTGGATGGCATCAGCGACGCCGGCGCGCACGTCGAACACATGGCGGCCTCCTGCCCCGGGACCAGGATGGTGCTGGGCGGATACTCCCAGGGAGCGGCCGTGATGGGGTTCGTCACCGAAAGCGCGGTGCCGGACGGGGTGCACCTGGTCCAGGCGCTGCAGCCGATGCCGGCCGGCGTGGCCAGCCACGTCGCCGCGGTGGCGCTGTTCGGAAAGCCATCGAGCCAGTTCATGAGCATCCTCAACGAGCCGCCGGTGACGATCGGCGCGGCGTATGCGCCCAAAACCATCGAGTTGTGCGTGCCCGGCGATCCGGTCTGCTCGGACGCCGCCAACCCCGTCGCGCACCGGCAGTACGTCGAGGCGGGCATGGTCGACCAGGCGGCCGATTTCGCCGCCGGTCGCCTGTAG
- a CDS encoding TetR/AcrR family transcriptional regulator, producing the protein MRSHGWAGNTPASDEEAIERILDAADRIIEERGSAMRIADVARALGVTRQTVYRYFPGTQALLVASAMRSADGFLDRMAAHLHGVTDPVVAMTEGMAFAIEELASDNQVDFVLNQRHRGGQKVSIISDTALAFGRSMLHRYDIDWESYGFDEAGLDELNEFSLRVLHSFLADPGRPARSGADLRRYLTRWLGPAIAYPQLLRAMDALQSPEPPRTRRRPSKAS; encoded by the coding sequence ATGCGCAGTCACGGTTGGGCTGGAAACACGCCCGCCTCCGACGAGGAGGCGATCGAGCGCATCCTCGATGCCGCCGACAGGATCATCGAGGAACGCGGGTCGGCGATGCGGATCGCCGACGTGGCGCGGGCGCTCGGAGTCACCCGGCAGACCGTGTATCGATACTTTCCGGGGACGCAGGCGCTGCTGGTGGCTTCCGCGATGCGGTCGGCCGACGGCTTCCTGGATCGGATGGCCGCCCACCTCCACGGTGTCACCGACCCCGTCGTGGCGATGACGGAAGGAATGGCCTTCGCCATCGAAGAGCTGGCCTCGGACAACCAGGTCGATTTCGTGCTCAATCAGCGCCATCGCGGCGGTCAGAAGGTTTCGATCATCTCGGACACCGCGCTGGCGTTCGGGCGGTCGATGCTGCACCGTTACGACATAGATTGGGAGAGCTACGGTTTCGACGAGGCTGGTCTCGACGAACTGAACGAATTCAGCCTGCGGGTGCTGCACTCGTTCCTCGCCGACCCGGGGCGTCCCGCGCGCAGCGGTGCCGATCTGCGGCGGTATCTCACGCGTTGGCTTGGGCCGGCGATCGCCTATCCGCAGCTGCTGCGCGCGATGGACGCGCTGCAAAGCCCCGAGCCGCCACGGACGCGGCGACGCCCTTCCAAGGCGTCCTGA
- a CDS encoding N-acyl-D-amino-acid deacylase family protein: MQYDTVIANGRWFDGTGAPSARRNLGLRDGRVATISPEPLDTAGADVIDATGQWVIPGIIDIHTHYDVEILCEPELSESLRHGVTTVLLGSCSLSTVYLDNVDAGDIFGRVEAIPRHHVIEHLDAARSWTNPAEYVAELDRRNLGPNVSAFIGHSDMRAATMGLDRATRKDVRPSAAELARMESMLNEALDEGFVGMSSQQLLFDKLDGEVCRSRTLPSTYAGPRELRRLNAILRRRNKILQSGPDIKNPLSVVSQLATSLGFGRPRLKTSLLSAADIKAIPPVIHLMDSLARVVNALGGDFRWQHLPVPFEVYADGISLVVFEEFGAGAAALHLQGEIERNELMRDEDYRRWFREDYDKKFGPRVWHRDFFDAEIVACPDPSVVGKSFGRVGLDRGGLHPVDAFLDLVVEHGEQLRWRTTISNHRPQVLKKLAQSETVQMGFSDAGAHLRNMAFYNSGLRLLRHVHEAQRRGAPFMSVERAVHRLTGELGAWYGIDAGTLREGDRADVVVINPDKLDGSLDRYAEHPVQSYGGLSRMVNRNDDTVSAVLVAGRFAFGAGQAAPTLGKQKFGRFLRAG, translated from the coding sequence TTGCAGTACGACACCGTGATCGCGAACGGACGCTGGTTCGACGGGACGGGCGCGCCGTCGGCGCGCAGAAACCTCGGGCTGCGCGACGGCCGGGTCGCCACCATCAGCCCGGAACCGCTCGACACGGCGGGCGCCGACGTCATCGACGCGACGGGCCAGTGGGTGATCCCCGGCATCATCGACATCCACACCCATTACGACGTCGAGATCCTCTGCGAGCCCGAGCTTTCCGAATCGTTACGGCACGGCGTGACGACAGTGCTGCTGGGATCGTGTTCGTTGTCCACCGTCTATCTGGACAACGTGGACGCCGGCGACATCTTCGGCCGGGTCGAAGCGATTCCCCGGCACCATGTCATCGAGCACCTGGACGCGGCGCGCTCGTGGACCAATCCCGCGGAGTATGTCGCCGAACTGGACCGGCGGAACCTGGGTCCCAACGTCTCGGCCTTCATCGGCCACTCCGACATGCGCGCCGCCACGATGGGGCTGGACCGGGCAACGCGCAAGGACGTCCGGCCGTCGGCGGCGGAACTGGCGCGGATGGAGTCGATGCTGAACGAGGCGCTCGACGAGGGTTTCGTCGGGATGTCGTCGCAGCAACTGCTGTTCGACAAGCTCGACGGCGAGGTCTGCCGGTCGCGCACCCTGCCGTCGACCTACGCCGGACCGCGCGAATTGCGCCGGCTCAACGCTATCTTGCGGCGCCGCAACAAGATTCTGCAGTCGGGACCGGACATCAAGAATCCGCTGTCGGTGGTGTCGCAGTTGGCGACGTCGCTGGGGTTCGGCCGTCCCCGGTTGAAGACCAGCCTGCTCTCGGCGGCCGACATCAAGGCCATACCGCCGGTGATCCATCTCATGGACTCCCTTGCCCGGGTGGTGAACGCCCTCGGCGGCGACTTCCGCTGGCAGCATCTGCCGGTGCCGTTCGAGGTCTACGCCGACGGCATCTCGCTGGTGGTGTTCGAGGAGTTCGGCGCGGGCGCGGCGGCGCTGCATCTGCAGGGCGAGATCGAGCGCAACGAGCTCATGCGCGACGAGGACTATCGCCGCTGGTTTCGCGAGGACTACGACAAGAAGTTCGGTCCCCGGGTCTGGCACCGTGACTTTTTCGACGCCGAGATCGTGGCCTGCCCCGACCCGTCGGTGGTGGGAAAGTCGTTCGGCCGGGTGGGCCTGGACCGCGGCGGGCTGCATCCGGTCGACGCGTTCCTCGACTTGGTGGTGGAGCACGGCGAACAGCTGCGCTGGCGCACCACGATCTCCAACCACCGGCCGCAGGTGCTCAAGAAGCTGGCGCAGAGCGAAACCGTCCAGATGGGCTTCTCGGACGCCGGTGCACACCTGCGCAACATGGCCTTCTACAACTCCGGGCTGCGTCTGCTGCGCCACGTGCACGAGGCGCAGAGGCGCGGCGCCCCGTTCATGTCGGTCGAGCGTGCCGTCCACCGGCTCACCGGCGAACTCGGGGCGTGGTACGGAATCGACGCAGGCACCCTGCGCGAAGGGGATCGCGCCGACGTTGTCGTGATCAATCCGGACAAGCTCGACGGCTCGCTGGATCGCTATGCCGAGCACCCGGTGCAGTCCTACGGCGGGTTGTCCCGGATGGTCAACCGCAACGACGACACCGTCAGCGCCGTGCTCGTGGCGGGGCGGTTCGCGTTCGGTGCGGGCCAGGCCGCACCGACGTTGGGCAAGCAGAAGTTCGGCCGGTTCCTGCGGGCGGGCTAG